One stretch of Thalassovita sp. DNA includes these proteins:
- a CDS encoding acyloxyacyl hydrolase, which yields MNGTFAILFAIVGLTDMKMNFCDTGCLARTPEQERFTIAVGKTEFQREFDGEEVYVRYDMDHKMGPFQNAIGLSVTDTGDAWLGFGQLWTKDFARGRAYVQLHAMPGIYVQGDGPDLGFPIEFRSGVEVGYNFRNGVRIGLSYDHRSNADIKAVNPGLETVQLRVSIPLD from the coding sequence ATGAACGGGACCTTTGCCATCCTTTTTGCCATTGTTGGCCTCACCGATATGAAGATGAACTTCTGCGATACTGGATGTCTGGCGCGTACGCCGGAGCAGGAGCGGTTCACGATTGCGGTCGGCAAAACGGAATTCCAGCGCGAATTCGATGGGGAAGAGGTCTATGTGCGCTACGACATGGACCACAAGATGGGGCCGTTCCAAAATGCCATCGGGCTGTCGGTGACCGATACCGGCGATGCCTGGCTGGGCTTTGGTCAGCTTTGGACCAAAGATTTCGCCCGTGGCCGGGCCTATGTGCAGCTGCATGCGATGCCGGGGATCTATGTGCAGGGTGATGGGCCGGATCTGGGCTTTCCGATTGAATTCCGGTCCGGCGTTGAGGTGGGGTATAACTTTCGCAATGGCGTGCGGATCGGCTTGAGCTACGACCACCGTTCCAACGCGGACATCAAGGCTGTGAACCCCGGTCTGGAAACCGTTCAGCTGCGCGTCAGCATTCCGCTGGATTAA
- a CDS encoding IS1182 family transposase, whose product MMGPKQEAQAALFYEFSLEDHVPQDHLLRSIDRFVDLSDIRLYLADFYSHTGRPSVDPELLIRMLLVGYCFGIRSERRLCEEVHLNLAYRWFCRLDLSTPVPNHSTFSKNRHGRFRESELLRHLFETTVARCITEGLVSGQRLAIDASLIEADANKQNSTPKEDWNASNVDPTDAPRAVREYLDTLDQAAFGAASKVQPKFTSHSDPASQWTAARKGPAFFSYSDNYLIDTDHGVIVDVEATRSIRQAEVGSTKTMLKRVKAKFDLHPERLIADTAYGTAPMLGWLVDRKIAPHIPVFDKSGRNDGTWTRADFEWDAENNQYICPEGHALKQFRRNYSDPTRGPTGKGTARYRALKLTCQACPSKAKCCPNADARKITREEHEDARQVARDIAKTPQYDISMKLRKKVEMLFAHLKRILGLGRLRLRGPCGANDEFLLAATAQNLRKLAKIFPAPQKARKA is encoded by the coding sequence ATGATGGGACCGAAGCAGGAAGCGCAGGCGGCATTGTTCTACGAGTTCTCGCTGGAAGACCATGTCCCGCAAGACCACCTGCTGCGCTCGATAGATCGGTTTGTCGATCTTAGCGATATCCGCCTTTATCTTGCAGACTTTTATAGTCACACGGGTCGTCCTTCGGTCGATCCGGAGCTACTGATCCGCATGCTTTTGGTGGGCTATTGTTTTGGCATTCGGTCTGAACGGCGGCTCTGTGAAGAAGTACATTTGAACCTTGCGTATCGCTGGTTTTGCCGCCTTGACCTGTCCACTCCGGTCCCCAACCATTCGACGTTCTCCAAGAACCGGCATGGTCGGTTCCGTGAGAGCGAGCTGTTGCGCCATCTGTTCGAGACAACTGTCGCCCGCTGCATCACGGAAGGTCTCGTAAGTGGTCAGCGCCTGGCCATTGATGCCAGTCTGATAGAGGCGGATGCCAACAAGCAGAACTCAACGCCTAAGGAAGATTGGAACGCATCAAACGTCGATCCGACTGATGCGCCCCGTGCTGTGCGGGAATATCTCGACACACTGGATCAAGCTGCCTTCGGTGCCGCGAGCAAGGTACAACCGAAGTTCACATCCCATTCTGATCCAGCAAGTCAGTGGACAGCCGCCCGTAAAGGACCCGCTTTCTTTAGCTATTCCGACAACTACCTGATCGACACGGATCACGGTGTGATTGTGGATGTCGAGGCCACCCGCTCAATCCGGCAGGCTGAGGTCGGATCAACAAAAACGATGCTGAAGCGAGTGAAAGCCAAGTTTGACCTGCATCCTGAACGTCTGATCGCGGACACAGCCTACGGCACCGCACCGATGCTGGGCTGGTTGGTCGACCGCAAGATAGCCCCGCATATTCCTGTGTTCGACAAGTCAGGGCGCAACGATGGCACCTGGACCCGCGCCGACTTCGAGTGGGATGCTGAAAACAATCAATACATCTGCCCGGAGGGCCACGCTCTGAAGCAGTTCCGACGAAATTATTCGGACCCGACCCGTGGCCCGACCGGAAAGGGCACCGCACGATATCGCGCATTGAAGCTGACCTGCCAAGCATGCCCATCTAAAGCGAAATGCTGTCCGAATGCAGACGCGCGCAAGATTACGCGCGAGGAACACGAGGACGCCCGCCAGGTTGCCCGCGATATCGCCAAGACCCCACAATACGACATCTCGATGAAGCTCAGAAAGAAAGTGGAAATGCTCTTCGCGCACCTCAAACGCATACTCGGGCTGGGGCGGCTGCGATTACGAGGTCCATGCGGCGCAAACGACGAATTCCTCCTCGCCGCCACCGCCCAAAACCTCAGAAAACTGGCCAAAATCTTTCCTGCACCGCAGAAAGCGCGAAAAGCCTGA
- a CDS encoding LysR family transcriptional regulator gives MKNSPSLTSLRAFSVTGNCLSVTAAARQLGVTQSAVSRQIKALEDTLEFKLFDRVGNSITLTAEGQVFHQRVFETFGLLEDAVDNATGSFQRQKINLLAPPTLAARWLTLRLASYPQRFPGVELAIHTEPWPNIRMDCVVNFGTNPTVGSEHVQLLVEQHIAVCSRQLFEDREAFRTSCLLHVFDKGKRFPLWQDWLALEPDHPDLPTGASMEFASLELAIQAAKNSVGIAMVDRNMIEYELDAGSLVQISPTTVVGPNGYWLEISSEQQAKGRSVKFFRWLRSVAGSTTSALL, from the coding sequence TTGAAGAATTCACCCAGCCTCACCTCGCTCAGAGCGTTTTCGGTTACCGGCAATTGCTTGAGTGTGACCGCCGCAGCCCGGCAGCTTGGTGTCACCCAGAGCGCAGTCAGCAGGCAGATAAAAGCGCTAGAAGATACGCTGGAATTCAAGCTTTTCGATCGCGTCGGCAACAGCATTACGCTGACGGCGGAAGGTCAGGTCTTTCATCAACGGGTCTTCGAGACCTTTGGTCTCTTGGAAGACGCCGTAGACAATGCGACCGGTTCTTTTCAGAGGCAAAAAATTAACCTGTTGGCTCCACCAACTTTGGCGGCCCGTTGGTTGACCTTGCGTTTGGCGTCCTATCCTCAACGGTTTCCGGGCGTTGAATTGGCTATCCACACCGAGCCATGGCCCAACATTCGGATGGATTGCGTCGTTAATTTCGGTACAAACCCAACTGTAGGATCAGAACACGTTCAATTGCTCGTGGAGCAGCATATTGCAGTCTGCTCACGCCAGCTCTTCGAGGACCGTGAGGCCTTCCGCACAAGCTGTCTGCTGCATGTATTCGACAAGGGAAAACGCTTTCCTCTCTGGCAGGACTGGCTGGCACTAGAACCGGACCACCCCGACCTGCCCACCGGGGCATCAATGGAATTTGCATCCCTTGAGCTTGCCATTCAAGCGGCCAAGAATTCGGTCGGCATCGCCATGGTAGATCGCAACATGATTGAATATGAGTTGGACGCGGGCAGCTTGGTCCAGATTTCGCCGACGACGGTGGTTGGCCCGAATGGTTATTGGCTTGAGATTTCTAGCGAGCAGCAAGCGAAGGGGCGCTCCGTAAAGTTTTTTCGGTGGCTGAGAAGTGTGGCAGGCTCAACGACAAGCGCGCTTTTGTAA
- a CDS encoding site-specific integrase, translating into MHKWQAYAGRFEPVTVRAHLRSIRMLEVHLGGKAFDKVTPTDAAAFRDHLVKLGQTPKVDGGLSNSTIRHHASQVRQFFEWLRIQDGYKRLSQNILLNLELPKAVRAKTLPREDRDYLTIEEAEGMLAKMPGSTIAERRDRAIIACAYICGLRAAALTTLRLKHIDMQKKEMLQDATEMRAKNGKSFRSFFFPRTEAFQQVLGEWLTELGALGFTEDDAVFPSLNDLTYHAPGAAPVSPMQSSAAVGNAFKAATALIARCCTPHSARDTLVYLGNELTSSRKEERAFSLNLGHARPQIKETYYAKMTDEQRRRTIEGLCAGTQFTAKEQSMVLDFYESRFERGSKEYKYAKRLAERRAAARDGEDILE; encoded by the coding sequence GTGCATAAGTGGCAAGCCTATGCCGGGCGCTTCGAACCCGTGACCGTCCGGGCCCACCTGCGCAGCATCCGTATGTTAGAGGTTCATCTTGGCGGCAAAGCTTTCGACAAGGTCACCCCGACGGACGCGGCCGCCTTCCGCGACCACTTGGTCAAGCTGGGTCAAACCCCTAAAGTGGATGGTGGATTGAGCAACTCCACCATCCGCCATCACGCGTCTCAGGTGCGTCAGTTCTTCGAGTGGCTTCGCATACAGGATGGCTATAAGCGCCTCAGTCAGAACATCTTGCTCAACCTCGAGCTGCCTAAAGCGGTGCGCGCAAAAACACTGCCGCGTGAAGACCGGGACTATCTCACGATCGAAGAAGCAGAAGGGATGTTGGCGAAGATGCCCGGCAGCACGATCGCAGAACGTCGAGACCGGGCCATCATCGCTTGTGCCTATATCTGCGGATTGCGCGCAGCGGCCCTTACCACGCTTCGCCTGAAGCACATCGACATGCAGAAGAAGGAAATGCTCCAGGACGCCACCGAAATGCGGGCCAAGAACGGCAAGAGCTTTCGCAGTTTCTTCTTCCCTCGCACGGAAGCCTTCCAGCAGGTTCTTGGTGAATGGCTGACCGAACTTGGGGCCCTTGGCTTTACCGAGGATGACGCAGTCTTCCCCAGCTTGAATGATCTGACCTACCACGCACCCGGTGCCGCCCCGGTGTCTCCAATGCAATCCTCCGCCGCGGTAGGCAATGCCTTCAAGGCCGCCACGGCCCTGATTGCTCGCTGTTGCACACCGCACTCTGCACGCGACACATTGGTCTACCTAGGCAACGAACTGACGAGCTCACGTAAAGAAGAAAGGGCCTTCTCCCTCAACCTTGGGCATGCGAGGCCGCAAATCAAAGAAACCTACTATGCCAAAATGACGGACGAGCAACGCCGCAGAACGATCGAAGGGCTTTGTGCGGGCACCCAGTTTACCGCCAAGGAGCAGTCAATGGTTCTCGACTTTTACGAAAGCCGCTTCGAACGCGGTTCCAAAGAATACAAATACGCCAAACGGCTTGCCGAAAGACGTGCCGCCGCGCGCGATGGGGAGGATATATTGGAATAG
- a CDS encoding BCCT family transporter, translated as MKPPLNKLDIPVSESGFYAGFSKNVAVGAKLLVTALIVWAVAFPESASSALGSLNTLILGVFNYWYIYAVAFFLILCLVLAVLPVSGRLRLGQDDEKPEFSNFSWFSMMFSAGIGIGMLTFATAEPIYHFQNNPNVIMGEVAGTSAEAVRSAYIWSFAHWGLSAWGAYAIAGLAFAYFSYRRNLPLTVRTALIPLFGKSLSGPLGHLVDIVSVVAIVLGIAQTLGFGVEQFVAGLARIGVGDWLLVADGNGGQKASFAAILFALLVIVGASTLSALSGVGRGIKWLSNLNMGLSFFLLAFFLIFGSTMFALEVFFVGIWDYLQALPGISFTVWSDDGTEQGAALAGWQGGWTVFYWAWWIAVTPFVGLFLARISRGRTVREFILGAMIIPSIMCFIWFAFIGGTAIDLELSGAAGNAILGVGISDQLYATLSVLLSDGLTWVFSVIVVVLLLTYLVTSADSAVLIINTINAAGDDGPKARPHIIFWGIALALVVGALLVVGGLKAIQTAMVIAALPFSFAMVLMGFALIKAIINDSRRNAAGVSSTVDDEDPLPAE; from the coding sequence ATGAAACCACCTTTAAACAAACTGGATATTCCAGTTTCAGAGAGCGGCTTTTACGCCGGATTTTCTAAAAATGTGGCCGTTGGAGCCAAGCTCCTCGTAACCGCGTTGATCGTGTGGGCCGTAGCATTTCCCGAGAGCGCTTCATCGGCGCTGGGATCGCTCAACACGCTCATACTCGGAGTGTTTAACTACTGGTATATTTATGCCGTAGCCTTTTTTCTGATCCTCTGCCTGGTTCTGGCGGTTTTGCCTGTCTCCGGCCGTTTGCGATTGGGACAAGACGATGAAAAGCCGGAGTTCTCGAATTTCTCATGGTTTTCCATGATGTTCAGCGCGGGTATCGGGATCGGGATGCTGACATTCGCGACCGCTGAACCGATTTACCATTTCCAGAACAACCCCAACGTGATCATGGGCGAAGTCGCCGGTACGTCTGCAGAGGCCGTGCGCTCGGCTTATATCTGGTCTTTCGCGCATTGGGGGCTGTCGGCCTGGGGCGCATATGCAATAGCCGGGCTGGCGTTCGCCTACTTTTCCTACCGCCGCAATCTGCCGCTGACGGTGCGCACCGCGCTGATCCCGCTGTTTGGCAAGTCGCTGTCGGGGCCGCTGGGGCATTTGGTCGACATCGTGTCGGTGGTCGCCATCGTTTTGGGCATTGCCCAGACGCTTGGGTTTGGTGTGGAACAGTTCGTGGCCGGCCTGGCACGCATTGGCGTCGGTGACTGGTTGCTGGTGGCCGACGGAAACGGCGGCCAGAAAGCATCCTTCGCTGCGATCCTGTTCGCCCTTCTGGTCATTGTCGGCGCATCTACGTTGTCGGCCCTGTCCGGCGTCGGACGCGGGATCAAATGGCTGTCGAACCTGAATATGGGGCTGAGCTTCTTTCTGCTGGCGTTCTTCCTGATCTTCGGATCCACTATGTTCGCCCTCGAAGTGTTCTTCGTCGGCATCTGGGATTACCTGCAGGCGCTGCCCGGCATCAGCTTTACCGTTTGGTCCGACGACGGCACCGAACAGGGTGCGGCCCTGGCTGGCTGGCAAGGCGGCTGGACCGTGTTCTACTGGGCCTGGTGGATTGCCGTGACGCCGTTTGTCGGCCTGTTTCTGGCACGGATTTCGCGCGGCAGAACCGTGCGGGAATTCATTCTGGGCGCGATGATCATTCCGTCGATCATGTGCTTTATCTGGTTCGCCTTTATCGGCGGCACAGCCATTGATCTGGAACTGAGCGGCGCCGCCGGAAACGCGATCCTGGGCGTTGGGATTTCCGATCAGCTCTATGCCACGCTTTCGGTCCTGCTCAGCGACGGGCTGACATGGGTGTTCTCGGTCATCGTCGTCGTGTTGCTGCTAACCTATCTGGTGACATCCGCGGACTCGGCCGTGTTGATCATCAACACCATCAACGCCGCCGGTGATGATGGCCCCAAGGCGCGCCCCCATATCATCTTTTGGGGTATTGCGCTGGCCTTGGTCGTTGGCGCCCTGCTCGTTGTCGGCGGCCTGAAAGCCATTCAAACCGCGATGGTCATTGCCGCGCTTCCGTTCAGCTTTGCGATGGTGCTGATGGGCTTTGCTCTGATCAAGGCAATCATCAATGATAGCCGTCGAAACGCGGCCGGTGTCTCATCGACAGTGGACGATGAGGACCCGCTGCCGGCCGAGTAA
- a CDS encoding aldehyde dehydrogenase family protein: MTLDADLSWAKTWLNEEKKQYINGQWVAGAGQAWDVKNPATGETLSTIALADASQADAAAAAAHRCHQSDVWSRKTTRKERADVLNAIARLIRENEQKLAILESLPNGKLLSEAMADDIPTCADIFEYYAGWTDKLYGEVSPVEDGFLNFTNKEPVGVCALIAPWNFPLYQASLKIAPALAMGNTVVMKPSEYTPLATQYLFELIDRELDLPAGLLNLLVCDGAAANHLTVSRNVHKVSFTGSTNVGRQIVQNSGQSNLKAVTLELGGKSPCIIFDDTPDLDAAIDRAFTVMFSHKGEKCSEPTRFLIQKGSYDYVMSRLIEKAEAVRCGDPLSPDAQQGPQCNEAQFKRIMDYIEIGKGEAELVAGGYADQQADNANGLFIRPTIFANVPGSARIAQEEIFGPVLSCTPFNTVEDALTLANDTTYGLAAGVYTGNINVAHRMADRLDAGMIFVNRYGCYGLSSPFGGFKESGWGKEMAIHSLSSYTKTKGVWIAYG, from the coding sequence ATGACACTAGATGCAGATCTGAGCTGGGCCAAAACCTGGCTAAACGAAGAAAAGAAGCAATATATCAACGGCCAGTGGGTTGCCGGTGCAGGTCAAGCCTGGGATGTGAAGAACCCCGCCACAGGCGAAACCCTGAGCACGATTGCGCTGGCCGACGCGAGCCAGGCGGATGCTGCCGCCGCCGCAGCCCATCGCTGCCATCAAAGCGATGTGTGGAGCCGCAAGACCACGCGAAAGGAACGCGCCGATGTGCTCAATGCCATTGCCCGCCTGATCCGCGAAAACGAGCAGAAACTGGCCATTCTGGAAAGCCTGCCAAATGGTAAGCTGTTGTCCGAAGCCATGGCCGATGACATCCCGACCTGTGCCGACATTTTTGAATATTATGCTGGTTGGACCGATAAGCTCTATGGAGAAGTCTCTCCGGTCGAAGACGGTTTTCTGAACTTCACCAATAAGGAACCAGTGGGCGTCTGCGCCCTTATTGCGCCGTGGAACTTCCCGCTCTATCAGGCCAGCCTGAAGATTGCTCCAGCGCTGGCCATGGGCAACACGGTTGTCATGAAGCCGTCTGAGTATACGCCGCTGGCAACGCAGTACCTGTTCGAACTGATCGACCGTGAACTGGACCTGCCTGCCGGGCTGCTGAACCTGCTGGTTTGCGATGGCGCTGCAGCAAACCATCTGACCGTCAGCCGCAACGTTCACAAGGTGTCCTTCACCGGCAGCACCAATGTGGGCCGTCAGATCGTGCAAAACTCTGGTCAGTCGAACCTCAAGGCGGTGACGCTGGAATTGGGCGGCAAGTCCCCCTGTATCATCTTCGATGACACGCCAGATCTGGATGCTGCAATTGACCGCGCCTTTACCGTCATGTTCTCGCACAAGGGCGAGAAGTGTTCCGAGCCAACCCGCTTCCTTATCCAGAAGGGCAGCTATGACTATGTCATGAGCCGCCTGATCGAAAAGGCCGAGGCAGTTCGTTGCGGCGATCCGCTGTCCCCGGATGCACAGCAGGGGCCGCAATGCAACGAGGCGCAGTTCAAGCGGATCATGGATTACATCGAGATCGGCAAGGGAGAAGCCGAACTGGTGGCCGGCGGTTACGCGGATCAGCAGGCTGACAATGCCAACGGCCTGTTCATCCGTCCGACGATCTTTGCGAATGTGCCGGGTTCCGCCCGCATTGCCCAAGAGGAAATTTTTGGTCCGGTTCTGTCCTGTACGCCGTTTAATACCGTGGAGGATGCCCTGACCCTGGCCAATGACACCACCTATGGTCTGGCGGCCGGGGTCTACACCGGCAACATCAACGTCGCGCACCGAATGGCTGATCGTCTCGATGCGGGCATGATCTTTGTGAACCGTTATGGCTGCTACGGCCTATCCAGCCCATTTGGCGGTTTCAAAGAAAGTGGTTGGGGCAAGGAAATGGCGATCCACTCTTTGTCTTCTTACACCAAAACCAAAGGGGTCTGGATCGCCTACGGGTGA
- a CDS encoding aldo/keto reductase, translating to MKYTRLGNSGLRVSRLCLGTMNMGSKDWKPWIFNEAESEPLIGHALDKGINFIDLADFYSAGEGEAVVGNILRRLARRDELILTTKLGYQIGQGVNSFGTSRKHIFDALNGSLQRLKMDYVDIYMLHYFDTETPVEETMEALNDVVRSGKARYIGVSTMYTWQFAKILNVCEKNGWTKPINMQLQLNCAYREEEREMIPYCMDQGIGVSSFSPLARGSLANVPDSTRNKTDFFTAQMYNDQASFDIARSVQRVAETKGITPAQVAQAWVLGKPEISSMLVGADSVEQLDTAVAALDTELDAEDLHEIDRNYTPCDLINDYTAENRTPRSPRAAIGKYTEQATNAA from the coding sequence ATGAAATACACACGCCTTGGCAATTCGGGTCTACGCGTCTCGCGGTTGTGCCTTGGAACAATGAACATGGGGTCCAAGGATTGGAAGCCGTGGATTTTTAACGAAGCCGAAAGCGAGCCGCTGATAGGCCATGCACTGGACAAAGGGATCAACTTCATTGATCTGGCTGATTTTTATTCGGCGGGCGAAGGTGAAGCCGTGGTGGGCAATATCCTGCGCCGCCTGGCACGACGGGATGAGCTGATCCTGACAACCAAACTTGGCTACCAGATTGGTCAGGGCGTGAACTCTTTTGGGACGTCGCGCAAGCATATCTTCGACGCTCTTAATGGCTCGCTTCAACGTTTGAAGATGGATTATGTCGATATCTATATGCTGCATTACTTCGACACCGAAACCCCGGTCGAAGAGACCATGGAAGCCCTGAACGATGTCGTGCGCAGCGGCAAGGCGCGTTACATCGGCGTGTCGACCATGTACACATGGCAATTCGCCAAGATCCTGAATGTCTGCGAAAAAAATGGCTGGACTAAGCCGATCAATATGCAGCTTCAGTTGAATTGCGCCTACCGTGAAGAAGAGCGCGAAATGATCCCTTATTGCATGGATCAGGGGATTGGTGTGTCGTCATTCAGCCCGCTGGCGCGTGGCAGCCTGGCCAACGTTCCGGACTCGACCCGCAATAAGACTGACTTCTTTACCGCACAGATGTACAACGATCAAGCATCCTTTGACATCGCCCGTTCCGTGCAGCGTGTGGCCGAAACCAAAGGCATCACGCCCGCGCAAGTGGCGCAAGCATGGGTTTTGGGTAAGCCCGAAATCTCATCGATGCTGGTGGGGGCAGACAGCGTTGAACAACTGGATACGGCCGTTGCTGCGCTTGATACAGAATTGGATGCTGAGGATCTGCACGAGATCGATCGCAACTACACGCCCTGCGATCTGATCAACGATTACACTGCGGAAAATCGCACTCCACGCAGCCCGCGCGCAGCCATCGGCAAGTATACGGAGCAGGCGACAAACGCAGCTTGA
- a CDS encoding lyase family protein, with the protein MSVDHFRTEHDILGSVSVPANASYGAQTQRSLGLFPIFGAQKVSAYPQLIKAMLHVKRASAKTNVSIGAIPQDAEVAISVAIDRLLDQSLDAHFPIHSFHGGGGIGINMNVNEVLANLANLQLGTSYGSNAPLHPNDHINLNHSTSDCLSTACHIAARAAWTELETQLQGLASDLNESAKQMGEHPKLARTCLQDAVDIRAGDYFGGVAHNLRKLTERADADANDLAAVNLGGNIIGRSDDCDPKFFDQILDQLNAVLKQAGLAHDLRRADNLFAASQAHDPLQNLVSSLDQIARTLLRFGGDLRLMASGPNAGLGEILLPQKQPGSSAIPGKINPTIPEFTMQCAMMACGRAATVRMTQDHGELDYNPWQMLVLIALLDMIDLLVSGVTSLRRNCVQGLELNIPRNTENAQGLGPSLMQFKRRFGYSRASAMAKQAAGDVSIVRAALAGTED; encoded by the coding sequence GTGTCCGTGGATCACTTCAGAACAGAGCATGATATTCTTGGTTCGGTATCTGTCCCTGCGAATGCCTCTTATGGCGCTCAAACTCAGCGGTCTCTGGGGCTTTTTCCCATATTTGGTGCGCAAAAGGTGTCTGCCTATCCGCAGTTGATCAAGGCAATGCTGCATGTCAAACGCGCGTCTGCCAAGACCAACGTCTCCATTGGTGCCATACCGCAAGACGCGGAAGTTGCTATTAGCGTGGCTATTGATCGTTTGTTGGATCAGTCACTGGATGCACATTTCCCCATACATTCATTTCATGGGGGTGGTGGGATCGGCATCAACATGAATGTCAACGAAGTGCTGGCCAATCTCGCCAACCTCCAACTGGGCACGTCTTATGGCAGCAACGCACCGCTGCATCCAAATGATCACATTAACCTCAATCACTCCACCAGCGATTGCCTGTCCACCGCTTGCCATATCGCGGCCCGTGCCGCTTGGACGGAGCTGGAAACTCAACTGCAGGGGTTGGCTAGTGACCTCAATGAAAGCGCAAAACAGATGGGGGAGCATCCCAAACTGGCGCGCACCTGCCTGCAAGATGCTGTGGATATTCGAGCCGGGGACTATTTCGGTGGGGTTGCCCACAATCTGCGCAAGCTGACGGAGCGCGCCGACGCAGACGCAAATGATTTGGCGGCCGTGAACCTAGGCGGAAACATCATCGGTCGTTCGGATGATTGCGATCCGAAATTCTTTGACCAAATCCTCGATCAGTTGAACGCAGTCCTGAAGCAAGCCGGGTTGGCCCATGATCTGCGCAGGGCAGATAATCTGTTTGCCGCTTCGCAAGCGCATGATCCGCTGCAAAACCTGGTCTCGTCGCTGGATCAGATCGCCCGGACACTTCTCCGATTTGGCGGCGATTTGCGGCTGATGGCATCGGGTCCCAATGCAGGACTTGGCGAAATTCTCCTGCCGCAAAAGCAGCCAGGGTCATCGGCCATCCCTGGCAAGATCAACCCGACGATCCCTGAATTCACCATGCAATGCGCCATGATGGCCTGCGGTCGCGCGGCGACGGTGCGCATGACCCAGGATCACGGGGAACTAGATTACAACCCCTGGCAAATGCTGGTCTTGATCGCCCTGCTCGACATGATTGACCTGCTCGTAAGCGGGGTGACTTCGCTGCGTCGCAATTGCGTGCAGGGGTTGGAACTGAACATCCCGCGCAACACCGAAAACGCACAAGGGCTGGGGCCCAGCCTCATGCAATTCAAACGTAGATTTGGCTACAGCCGTGCTTCGGCTATGGCGAAACAGGCCGCGGGGGATGTGTCCATCGTCCGCGCGGCTCTTGCCGGAACAGAGGACTAA
- the dddP gene encoding dimethylsulfonioproprionate lyase DddP, whose product MNTHYREHRKIDPSQGARLGDGTENDGNRVEIGPTALAHAEWREAGLELPDLAEMRKDRHQRLTDAIVARGYGGLLMFDPLNIRYATDTTNMQLWNTHNPFRACLLCADGHMVLWDYKNAPFLAEYNPLVRESRSGADMFYFARGDRIGPAADAFAAEVADLLSIHAPGHTQIGIDKIQPAGLDAIRRAGLEYRDGEEVTERTRGIKTEHEIRAMRCAIHSCERAMTAMEDFARTEIPKGGVTEDDVWAVLHAENIKRGGEWIETRLLTSGPRTNPWFQECGPRVISENEILAFDTDLIGPYGICADLSRTWWIGDDLAPAHMRESYAEAVEHIRFNTALLRPGLHMEELTRSLHVLQDKYQELKYSSPMHGVGLCDEWPLIAYPDRLVDGAFNAILEPGLTLCVEALVGEVGGDHMVKLEDQGVVTDGGFETISTYPLDERLLG is encoded by the coding sequence ATGAACACGCATTACAGGGAGCATCGGAAGATTGACCCAAGCCAGGGCGCACGCCTTGGCGACGGGACGGAAAATGACGGCAACCGGGTCGAGATCGGGCCGACTGCGCTCGCCCACGCCGAATGGCGCGAGGCGGGCCTGGAACTGCCCGACCTGGCCGAGATGCGCAAAGACCGGCATCAACGCCTGACCGATGCCATCGTGGCGCGCGGCTATGGGGGCCTTCTGATGTTCGATCCTTTGAACATCCGCTACGCAACCGACACCACGAACATGCAATTGTGGAACACCCACAACCCGTTCCGGGCCTGCCTGCTCTGTGCCGACGGGCATATGGTTCTTTGGGACTACAAGAACGCACCTTTCCTAGCCGAGTATAATCCGCTTGTCCGCGAGAGCCGGTCCGGAGCGGACATGTTCTATTTTGCGCGCGGCGACAGGATCGGCCCGGCGGCCGACGCCTTCGCGGCCGAGGTGGCGGACCTGCTGTCCATCCATGCTCCGGGACATACCCAAATCGGCATCGACAAGATCCAACCCGCTGGCCTGGATGCGATCCGCCGCGCGGGGTTGGAGTATCGCGACGGAGAAGAAGTCACCGAACGCACGCGGGGTATCAAGACCGAACACGAGATACGCGCCATGCGCTGCGCCATCCATTCCTGCGAGCGCGCCATGACCGCTATGGAGGACTTCGCGCGCACCGAAATTCCAAAGGGCGGTGTGACCGAGGACGACGTATGGGCCGTGCTCCATGCTGAGAACATAAAGCGCGGTGGCGAGTGGATCGAAACACGGCTGCTCACCTCGGGCCCACGCACGAACCCTTGGTTCCAGGAATGCGGGCCCAGGGTCATCTCCGAGAACGAGATCCTTGCCTTCGACACCGATCTGATTGGGCCCTATGGCATCTGCGCGGACCTTAGCCGTACTTGGTGGATTGGCGACGACCTTGCGCCGGCCCACATGCGCGAGAGCTACGCAGAGGCGGTCGAACACATTCGCTTCAACACGGCGTTGCTGCGACCCGGACTGCATATGGAAGAGCTGACCCGCTCCCTACACGTGTTGCAGGACAAGTATCAGGAGCTCAAATATTCCTCGCCGATGCACGGGGTGGGCCTGTGCGATGAATGGCCCCTGATCGCCTATCCCGACCGTCTGGTGGACGGCGCCTTCAACGCCATCCTCGAACCTGGCCTAACTCTGTGCGTCGAAGCGCTGGTCGGCGAGGTCGGCGGCGACCACATGGTCAAGCTGGAGGACCAGGGCGTTGTAACCGACGGCGGGTTCGAGACGATCTCGACTTACCCCCTCGACGAGCGCTTGTTGGGCTGA